In Astatotilapia calliptera chromosome 16, fAstCal1.2, whole genome shotgun sequence, one genomic interval encodes:
- the egfl6 gene encoding epidermal growth factor-like protein 6 isoform X1, with protein sequence MQPLTLVGALFLLLHISAGSTDAYRHYRQVLTGNQPGVCRYGRRLECCYGWRKNSKGQCEAQCEHGCKHGECVGPNKCKCFPGYSGKTCNQDLNECGLKPRPCEHRCMNTYGSYKCYCLNGYTLMADGSCANSRTCALAHCQYGCEEVQGEIQCLCPSAGLQLGQDGRTCVDIDECVTGKNLCPYNRQCVNTFGSYYCKCQEGYDLKYVNGKYDCVDLDECAAGTHKCSHHAVCVNTQGSYRCRCKSGFRGNGFECSVKPFYQSSWDGEKGSADDSLNAIPDSQVKPRILGGKLTDEDIKNVILEPVATPPPNIPLQPFDYDGEVYVGTTTKGTQEEGFPEEEEEEVEEEDNQLNPRGDVFISEDFESVFGPATEVEEIHIAPAQEEYFMDCNFDKGACEWIQDKSDDMDWSVAYHDNGGEYYMALSGLVGEQEDVARLKLLLGDRSQYGSLCLTFDYRVVGPDVGTLRVLLDNNVYPVWEQSQSREQGWQTEFLTVTWKEKAPESVIFEVQRGKGLGGEIGLDTVVLTSGTCQEDPVF encoded by the exons ATGCAGCCACTTACTTTGGTCGGTGCTCTTTTTCTCCTGCTCCACATCTCTGCTGGTAGCACAGACGCCTATAG GCACTACAGGCAAGTCCTTACTGGAAACCAACCAGGTGTGTGTCGCTATGGTAGGAGACTGGAGTGTTGCTATGGCTGGAGGAAAAACAGTAAAGGGCAGTGTGAGG CCCAGTGTGAGCACGGGTGCAAGCACGGAGAGTGCGTTGGCCCCAACAAATGCAAGTGTTTTCCAGGATACTCCGGAAAGACATGTAATCAAG ACCTGAATGAGTGCGGCCTGAAACCTCGTCCATGTGAGCATCGCTGCATGAACACCTATGGGAGTTACAAATGCTACTGTCTCAACGGATACACCTTAATGGCCGACGGATCCTGTGCCA ATTCTAGGACCTGTGCACTTGCTCACTGTCAGTATGGCTGTGAGGAAGTACAAGGAGAGATTCAATGCCTCTGCCCATCTGCAGGGCTGCAACTGGGGCAGGATGGAAGAACTTGTGTAG ATATTGATGAGTGTGTAACTGGGAAGAACCTCTGCCCATACAACAGACAATGTGTGAACACCTTTGGCAGCTACTACTGCAAGTGTCAGGAAGGCTACGATCTGAAATATGTCAACGGCAAATATGACTGTGTAG ACCTTGATGAGTGTGCAGCCGGCACCCACAAGTGCAGCCACCACGctgtctgtgtgaacactcaAGGATCCTACAGGTGCAGGTGCAAGTCTGGCTTCAGAGGCAATGGCTTTGAATGCTCTG TTAAGCCGTTTTATCAGAGTTCGTGGGATGGAGAAAAAGGCAGTGCAGATGATTCCCTGAATG CCATCCCAGACTCCCAGGTGAAGCCTAGGATTCTGGGAGGTAAACTGACTGACGAGGACATCAAAAATGTAATCCTCGAACCAGTCGCAACGCCACCTCCCAACATCCCCCTGCAACCTTTTGACTATGACGGGGAGGTCTATGTTGGCACTACGACTAAAGGAACGCAAGAGGAGGGATttcctgaggaagaagaggaagaggtggaAGAGGAAGACAACCAGCTCAATCCAAGAGGAGACGTTTTCA TATCAGAGGACTTTGAGTCAGTGTTCGGACCAGCCACAGAAGTCGAAGAGATCCACATAGCGCCAGCTCAAGAAG AGTATTTCATGGATTGCAACTTTGACAAAGGGGCGTGCGAATGGATCCAAGACAAGTCTGATGACATGGACTGGAGTGTAGCATACCATGACAATG GTGGTGAGTACTACATGGCTTTGAGCGGGCTTGTAGGGGAGCAAGAGGATGTGGCCAGGTTGAAACTGCTTCTTGGTGACCGGTCCCAGTATGGCAGCCTCTGCCTTACCTTTGACTACCGTGTGGTTGGCCCTGATGTGGGCACGCTCAGGGTACTGCTGGACAACAATGTTTACCCAGTATGGGAGCAGAGTCAGAGCAGGGAGCAGGGCTGGCAGACTGAGTTTCTCACAGTAACCTGGAAGGAGAAGGCCCCAGAGTCT GTTATCTTTGAAGTTCAGCGCGGGAAAGGTCTTGGAGGTGAGATTGGGCTGGACACTGTTGTGCTGACATCAGGAACGTGTCAAGAGGATCCAGTCTTTTAA
- the egfl6 gene encoding epidermal growth factor-like protein 6 isoform X2: protein MQPLTLVGALFLLLHISAGSTDAYRHYRQVLTGNQPGVCRYGRRLECCYGWRKNSKGQCEAQCEHGCKHGECVGPNKCKCFPGYSGKTCNQDLNECGLKPRPCEHRCMNTYGSYKCYCLNGYTLMADGSCANSRTCALAHCQYGCEEVQGEIQCLCPSAGLQLGQDGRTCVDIDECVTGKNLCPYNRQCVNTFGSYYCKCQEGYDLKYVNGKYDCVDLDECAAGTHKCSHHAVCVNTQGSYRCRCKSGFRGNGFECSAIPDSQVKPRILGGKLTDEDIKNVILEPVATPPPNIPLQPFDYDGEVYVGTTTKGTQEEGFPEEEEEEVEEEDNQLNPRGDVFISEDFESVFGPATEVEEIHIAPAQEEYFMDCNFDKGACEWIQDKSDDMDWSVAYHDNGGEYYMALSGLVGEQEDVARLKLLLGDRSQYGSLCLTFDYRVVGPDVGTLRVLLDNNVYPVWEQSQSREQGWQTEFLTVTWKEKAPESVIFEVQRGKGLGGEIGLDTVVLTSGTCQEDPVF, encoded by the exons ATGCAGCCACTTACTTTGGTCGGTGCTCTTTTTCTCCTGCTCCACATCTCTGCTGGTAGCACAGACGCCTATAG GCACTACAGGCAAGTCCTTACTGGAAACCAACCAGGTGTGTGTCGCTATGGTAGGAGACTGGAGTGTTGCTATGGCTGGAGGAAAAACAGTAAAGGGCAGTGTGAGG CCCAGTGTGAGCACGGGTGCAAGCACGGAGAGTGCGTTGGCCCCAACAAATGCAAGTGTTTTCCAGGATACTCCGGAAAGACATGTAATCAAG ACCTGAATGAGTGCGGCCTGAAACCTCGTCCATGTGAGCATCGCTGCATGAACACCTATGGGAGTTACAAATGCTACTGTCTCAACGGATACACCTTAATGGCCGACGGATCCTGTGCCA ATTCTAGGACCTGTGCACTTGCTCACTGTCAGTATGGCTGTGAGGAAGTACAAGGAGAGATTCAATGCCTCTGCCCATCTGCAGGGCTGCAACTGGGGCAGGATGGAAGAACTTGTGTAG ATATTGATGAGTGTGTAACTGGGAAGAACCTCTGCCCATACAACAGACAATGTGTGAACACCTTTGGCAGCTACTACTGCAAGTGTCAGGAAGGCTACGATCTGAAATATGTCAACGGCAAATATGACTGTGTAG ACCTTGATGAGTGTGCAGCCGGCACCCACAAGTGCAGCCACCACGctgtctgtgtgaacactcaAGGATCCTACAGGTGCAGGTGCAAGTCTGGCTTCAGAGGCAATGGCTTTGAATGCTCTG CCATCCCAGACTCCCAGGTGAAGCCTAGGATTCTGGGAGGTAAACTGACTGACGAGGACATCAAAAATGTAATCCTCGAACCAGTCGCAACGCCACCTCCCAACATCCCCCTGCAACCTTTTGACTATGACGGGGAGGTCTATGTTGGCACTACGACTAAAGGAACGCAAGAGGAGGGATttcctgaggaagaagaggaagaggtggaAGAGGAAGACAACCAGCTCAATCCAAGAGGAGACGTTTTCA TATCAGAGGACTTTGAGTCAGTGTTCGGACCAGCCACAGAAGTCGAAGAGATCCACATAGCGCCAGCTCAAGAAG AGTATTTCATGGATTGCAACTTTGACAAAGGGGCGTGCGAATGGATCCAAGACAAGTCTGATGACATGGACTGGAGTGTAGCATACCATGACAATG GTGGTGAGTACTACATGGCTTTGAGCGGGCTTGTAGGGGAGCAAGAGGATGTGGCCAGGTTGAAACTGCTTCTTGGTGACCGGTCCCAGTATGGCAGCCTCTGCCTTACCTTTGACTACCGTGTGGTTGGCCCTGATGTGGGCACGCTCAGGGTACTGCTGGACAACAATGTTTACCCAGTATGGGAGCAGAGTCAGAGCAGGGAGCAGGGCTGGCAGACTGAGTTTCTCACAGTAACCTGGAAGGAGAAGGCCCCAGAGTCT GTTATCTTTGAAGTTCAGCGCGGGAAAGGTCTTGGAGGTGAGATTGGGCTGGACACTGTTGTGCTGACATCAGGAACGTGTCAAGAGGATCCAGTCTTTTAA
- the egfl6 gene encoding epidermal growth factor-like protein 6 isoform X4, producing the protein MQPLTLVGALFLLLHISAGSTDAYRHYRQVLTGNQPGVCRYGRRLECCYGWRKNSKGQCEAQCEHGCKHGECVGPNKCKCFPGYSGKTCNQDLNECGLKPRPCEHRCMNTYGSYKCYCLNGYTLMADGSCANSRTCALAHCQYGCEEVQGEIQCLCPSAGLQLGQDGRTCVDIDECVTGKNLCPYNRQCVNTFGSYYCKCQEGYDLKYVNGKYDCVAIPDSQVKPRILGGKLTDEDIKNVILEPVATPPPNIPLQPFDYDGEVYVGTTTKGTQEEGFPEEEEEEVEEEDNQLNPRGDVFISEDFESVFGPATEVEEIHIAPAQEEYFMDCNFDKGACEWIQDKSDDMDWSVAYHDNGGEYYMALSGLVGEQEDVARLKLLLGDRSQYGSLCLTFDYRVVGPDVGTLRVLLDNNVYPVWEQSQSREQGWQTEFLTVTWKEKAPESVIFEVQRGKGLGGEIGLDTVVLTSGTCQEDPVF; encoded by the exons ATGCAGCCACTTACTTTGGTCGGTGCTCTTTTTCTCCTGCTCCACATCTCTGCTGGTAGCACAGACGCCTATAG GCACTACAGGCAAGTCCTTACTGGAAACCAACCAGGTGTGTGTCGCTATGGTAGGAGACTGGAGTGTTGCTATGGCTGGAGGAAAAACAGTAAAGGGCAGTGTGAGG CCCAGTGTGAGCACGGGTGCAAGCACGGAGAGTGCGTTGGCCCCAACAAATGCAAGTGTTTTCCAGGATACTCCGGAAAGACATGTAATCAAG ACCTGAATGAGTGCGGCCTGAAACCTCGTCCATGTGAGCATCGCTGCATGAACACCTATGGGAGTTACAAATGCTACTGTCTCAACGGATACACCTTAATGGCCGACGGATCCTGTGCCA ATTCTAGGACCTGTGCACTTGCTCACTGTCAGTATGGCTGTGAGGAAGTACAAGGAGAGATTCAATGCCTCTGCCCATCTGCAGGGCTGCAACTGGGGCAGGATGGAAGAACTTGTGTAG ATATTGATGAGTGTGTAACTGGGAAGAACCTCTGCCCATACAACAGACAATGTGTGAACACCTTTGGCAGCTACTACTGCAAGTGTCAGGAAGGCTACGATCTGAAATATGTCAACGGCAAATATGACTGTGTAG CCATCCCAGACTCCCAGGTGAAGCCTAGGATTCTGGGAGGTAAACTGACTGACGAGGACATCAAAAATGTAATCCTCGAACCAGTCGCAACGCCACCTCCCAACATCCCCCTGCAACCTTTTGACTATGACGGGGAGGTCTATGTTGGCACTACGACTAAAGGAACGCAAGAGGAGGGATttcctgaggaagaagaggaagaggtggaAGAGGAAGACAACCAGCTCAATCCAAGAGGAGACGTTTTCA TATCAGAGGACTTTGAGTCAGTGTTCGGACCAGCCACAGAAGTCGAAGAGATCCACATAGCGCCAGCTCAAGAAG AGTATTTCATGGATTGCAACTTTGACAAAGGGGCGTGCGAATGGATCCAAGACAAGTCTGATGACATGGACTGGAGTGTAGCATACCATGACAATG GTGGTGAGTACTACATGGCTTTGAGCGGGCTTGTAGGGGAGCAAGAGGATGTGGCCAGGTTGAAACTGCTTCTTGGTGACCGGTCCCAGTATGGCAGCCTCTGCCTTACCTTTGACTACCGTGTGGTTGGCCCTGATGTGGGCACGCTCAGGGTACTGCTGGACAACAATGTTTACCCAGTATGGGAGCAGAGTCAGAGCAGGGAGCAGGGCTGGCAGACTGAGTTTCTCACAGTAACCTGGAAGGAGAAGGCCCCAGAGTCT GTTATCTTTGAAGTTCAGCGCGGGAAAGGTCTTGGAGGTGAGATTGGGCTGGACACTGTTGTGCTGACATCAGGAACGTGTCAAGAGGATCCAGTCTTTTAA
- the egfl6 gene encoding epidermal growth factor-like protein 6 isoform X3, whose translation MQPLTLVGALFLLLHISAGSTDAYRHYRQVLTGNQPGVCRYGRRLECCYGWRKNSKGQCEAQCEHGCKHGECVGPNKCKCFPGYSGKTCNQDLNECGLKPRPCEHRCMNTYGSYKCYCLNGYTLMADGSCANSRTCALAHCQYGCEEVQGEIQCLCPSAGLQLGQDGRTCVDIDECVTGKNLCPYNRQCVNTFGSYYCKCQEGYDLKYVNGKYDCVVKPFYQSSWDGEKGSADDSLNAIPDSQVKPRILGGKLTDEDIKNVILEPVATPPPNIPLQPFDYDGEVYVGTTTKGTQEEGFPEEEEEEVEEEDNQLNPRGDVFISEDFESVFGPATEVEEIHIAPAQEEYFMDCNFDKGACEWIQDKSDDMDWSVAYHDNGGEYYMALSGLVGEQEDVARLKLLLGDRSQYGSLCLTFDYRVVGPDVGTLRVLLDNNVYPVWEQSQSREQGWQTEFLTVTWKEKAPESVIFEVQRGKGLGGEIGLDTVVLTSGTCQEDPVF comes from the exons ATGCAGCCACTTACTTTGGTCGGTGCTCTTTTTCTCCTGCTCCACATCTCTGCTGGTAGCACAGACGCCTATAG GCACTACAGGCAAGTCCTTACTGGAAACCAACCAGGTGTGTGTCGCTATGGTAGGAGACTGGAGTGTTGCTATGGCTGGAGGAAAAACAGTAAAGGGCAGTGTGAGG CCCAGTGTGAGCACGGGTGCAAGCACGGAGAGTGCGTTGGCCCCAACAAATGCAAGTGTTTTCCAGGATACTCCGGAAAGACATGTAATCAAG ACCTGAATGAGTGCGGCCTGAAACCTCGTCCATGTGAGCATCGCTGCATGAACACCTATGGGAGTTACAAATGCTACTGTCTCAACGGATACACCTTAATGGCCGACGGATCCTGTGCCA ATTCTAGGACCTGTGCACTTGCTCACTGTCAGTATGGCTGTGAGGAAGTACAAGGAGAGATTCAATGCCTCTGCCCATCTGCAGGGCTGCAACTGGGGCAGGATGGAAGAACTTGTGTAG ATATTGATGAGTGTGTAACTGGGAAGAACCTCTGCCCATACAACAGACAATGTGTGAACACCTTTGGCAGCTACTACTGCAAGTGTCAGGAAGGCTACGATCTGAAATATGTCAACGGCAAATATGACTGTGTAG TTAAGCCGTTTTATCAGAGTTCGTGGGATGGAGAAAAAGGCAGTGCAGATGATTCCCTGAATG CCATCCCAGACTCCCAGGTGAAGCCTAGGATTCTGGGAGGTAAACTGACTGACGAGGACATCAAAAATGTAATCCTCGAACCAGTCGCAACGCCACCTCCCAACATCCCCCTGCAACCTTTTGACTATGACGGGGAGGTCTATGTTGGCACTACGACTAAAGGAACGCAAGAGGAGGGATttcctgaggaagaagaggaagaggtggaAGAGGAAGACAACCAGCTCAATCCAAGAGGAGACGTTTTCA TATCAGAGGACTTTGAGTCAGTGTTCGGACCAGCCACAGAAGTCGAAGAGATCCACATAGCGCCAGCTCAAGAAG AGTATTTCATGGATTGCAACTTTGACAAAGGGGCGTGCGAATGGATCCAAGACAAGTCTGATGACATGGACTGGAGTGTAGCATACCATGACAATG GTGGTGAGTACTACATGGCTTTGAGCGGGCTTGTAGGGGAGCAAGAGGATGTGGCCAGGTTGAAACTGCTTCTTGGTGACCGGTCCCAGTATGGCAGCCTCTGCCTTACCTTTGACTACCGTGTGGTTGGCCCTGATGTGGGCACGCTCAGGGTACTGCTGGACAACAATGTTTACCCAGTATGGGAGCAGAGTCAGAGCAGGGAGCAGGGCTGGCAGACTGAGTTTCTCACAGTAACCTGGAAGGAGAAGGCCCCAGAGTCT GTTATCTTTGAAGTTCAGCGCGGGAAAGGTCTTGGAGGTGAGATTGGGCTGGACACTGTTGTGCTGACATCAGGAACGTGTCAAGAGGATCCAGTCTTTTAA